A DNA window from Aspergillus nidulans FGSC A4 chromosome V contains the following coding sequences:
- a CDS encoding H(+)-transporting V0 sector ATPase subunit a (transcript_id=CADANIAT00003468), with the protein MAPKDTFFRSSDMSLTQLYIANEIGREVVSALGELGQVQFRDLNPETNAFQKTFTKEIRRLDNVERQLRYFHAQMDKAGIQMRPSSEFSDTLAAPLASEIDELAERSESLEQRIASLNDSYETLKKREVELTEWRWVLREAGGFFDRAHTHTEEIRQSFDNDEAPLLRDVEQQNHRGANGDAQGQQSFLELNIGFVSGVIPRDRIGAFERILWRTLRGNLYMNQAEIPDPIVDPTTNEETQKMVFVIFAHGKNIIAKIRKISESLGASLYSVDENSELRRDQIHEVNTRLSDVNNVLRNTKNTLDAELSQIARSLAAWMIIVKKEKAVYDTLNKCSYDQARKTLIAEAWCPTNSLSLIKSTLQDVNDRAGLSVPSIVNQIRTNKTPPTYVRTNKFTEAFQTIVDAYGISKYSEVNPGLYTVVTFPFLFAVMFGDFGHGFLMALAAAAMIFWERQLSKTKLDELTYMAFYGRYIMLMMGIFSMYTGLIYNDIFSKSFTVFSSSWKWPDNIEQGQSVEASLKGSYRFPFGLDWNWHEAENSLLFTNSLKMKMSIILGWAHMTYALILQYVNARHFKSKVDIIGNFIPGIIFFQSIFGYLVLTIIYKWSVDWPARNQSPPGLLNMLIFMFLSPGNVEEELYPGQGGVQLCLLLLAVAQVPIMLFFKPFYLRREHNRARALGYRGLGEQSRVSALDEDGDLDGPRQSTASDGEGVAMIAQDLEEEHEEFDFSEIMIHQVIHTIEFCLNCISHTASYLRLWALSLAHQQLSIVLWDMTLGTAFDQEDGTIRTIMIIVTFYMWFTLTIAILCVMEGTSAMLHSLRLHWVEAMSKHFMGDGIPFAPFSFKTLLEEDPVD; encoded by the exons ATGGCTCCGAAGGACACCTTCTTCCGCTCGTCGGATATGAGCTTGACGCAGCTCTATATCGCGAACGAGATCGGTCGTGAGGTTGTTAGTGCTCTTGGTGAGCTAGGCCAGGTGCAGTTTCGGGAT CTCAATCCCGAGACAAACGCTTTCCAAAAGACGTTTACGAAGGAGATTCGGCGGTTGGATAATGTGGAGAGGCAGCTTC GTTACTTCCATGCGCAGATGGATAAGGCTGGAATCCAGATGAGGCCATCGTCGGAGTTCTCGGATACGCTCGCTGCCCCTTTGGCTTcggagattgatgagcttgctgaACGCAGCGAGAGCTTGGAGCAGCGCATCGCTTCGCTGAATGACAGCTACgagactttgaagaagcGCGAAGTGGAGTTGACCGAATGGCGCTGGGTTTTGAGGGAGGCCGGGGGCTTTTTCGACCGTGCTCACACCCATACTGAAGAAATTCGCCAATCCTTTGATAACGATGAGGCGCCGCTTCTCCGAGACGTCGAGCAGCAGAACCACCGTGGTGCGAACGGCGATGCGCAGGGCCAGCAGTCGTTTCTCGAACTGAACATCGGTTTCGTGTCTGGTGTTATCCCTCGCGACCGAATTGGTGCTTTTGAGCGTATTCTCTGGCGGACGCTCCGTGGTAACCTCTACATGAACCAAGCTGAGATCCCGGACCCCATCGTCGACCCGACCACCAACGAGGAGACGCAGAAGATGGTTTTCGTGATCTTTGCACATGGAAAGAACATTATTGCAAAGATCAGGAAGATCTCGGAGTCCCTTGGTGCTTCGCTTTACAGCGTCGATGAGAACAGCGAACTGCGTCGGGACCAGATTCATGAGGTTAACACGAGGTTGAGTGATGTCAACAATGTCCTGCGGAACACGAAGAACACTCTCGACGCGGAGCTTTCTCAGATCGCTCGCTCCCTGGCCGCTTGGATGATCATtgtcaagaaggagaaggccgTTTACGACACCCTCAACAAGTGCTCGTATGATCAAGCGCGAAAGACTCTTATCGCGGAAGCTTGGTGTCCCACAAACTCTCTGTCGTTGATTAAGTCGACTTTGCAAGATGTCAATGACCGTGCTGGTCTTAGTGTTCCTTCCATCGTTAACCAGATTCGCACGAACAAGACGCCGCCGACTTATGTACGGACCAACAAATTCACCGAAGCGTTCCAGACCATTGTCGATGCGTATGGTATCTCCAAGTACTCCGAGGTCAACCCCGGCCTGTACACTGTCGTCACgttccccttcctcttcgccgtcaTGTTTGGTGATTTCGGTCACGGCTTCCTaatggctttggctgctgccgccatgatcttctgggAAAGGCAGCTCTCAAAGACAAAGCTCGACGAACTGACGTATATGGCTTTCTACGGTCGCTACATCATGTTAATGATGGGTATCTTCTCGATGTACACTGGTCTCATTTACAAtgatatcttctccaagtccttcaccgtcttctcgagttcctggaaATGGCCTGACAATATTGAACAAGGCCAGTCTGTTGAAGCGTCACTCAAGGGCAGCTACCGGTTCCCCTTCGGTCTAGACTGGAACTGGCACGAGGCCGAGAACAGTCTGCTGTTCACCAACAGTTTGAAGATGAAAATGAGTATCATCCTTGGTTGGGCGCATATGACCTATGCTCTTATCCTGCAATACGTCAATGCTCGCCATTTCAAGTCCaaagtcgacatcatcggcaACTTCATCCCCggcatcatcttcttccaatccATCTTTGGTTACCTTGTTCTTACTATCATTTACAAATGGTCCGTTGATTGGCCGGCTAGAAACCAGTCACCCCCTGGTCTCCTCAACATGCTCATCTTTATGTTTCTGTCCCCTGGAAACGTCGAAGAGGAGCTCTATCCTGGCCAAGGCGGTGTCCAGCTTTGCCTATTGCTCCTTGCCGTCGCACAAGTCCCCATTATGCTATTCTTCAAGCCCTTCTACCTTCGCCGCGAGCACAATCGTGCCCGCGCCCTCGGCTACCGTGGCCTCGGCGAACAATCCCGCGTCAGCGCCCTGGATGAAGACGGCGACCTCGACGGCCCCCGTCAAAGCACGGCAAGTGACGGCGAAGGCGTTGCCATGATTGCCCAGGacctcgaagaagagcacGAGGAGTTCGACTTCTCCGAAATTATGATTCACCAGGTCATCCACACGATCGAGTTCTGCCTCAACTGTATCTCCCATACGGCATCCTACCTGCGTCTCTGGGCGCTCTCTCTCGCGCACCAACAGCTCTCTATTGTCCTCTGGGACATGACTCTCGGCACCGCGTTTGATCAAGAAGACGGCACCATTCGTACCATCATGATCATTGTCACCTTCTACATGTGGTTCACTCTGACTATTGCCATTCTCTGTGTGATGGAGGGAACCAGTGCCATGTTGCACTCGCTCCGTCTGCACTGGGTTGAGGCCATGAGCAAGCATTTTATGGGCGATGGTATACCATTCGCTCCATTTAGCTTTAAGACCCTACTGGAGGAGGATCCGGTTGATTGA
- a CDS encoding uncharacterized protein (transcript_id=CADANIAT00003469), with translation MTRSFAKHQTDVQRREGAGRRAEQSSKRLPDNAVLSAGEERRYEPAHDNHGLQ, from the exons ATGACGAGATCTTTCGCAAAGCATCAGACTGACGTGCAAAGAA GGGAGGGTGCGGGCAGACGGGCAGAGCAGAGTTCGAAGCGCTTACCAGACAACGCTGTGCTGAGTGCAGGCGAAG AACGCCGGTATGAGCCAGCCCATGATAACCATGGGCTACAGTGA